One window of the Herbiconiux sp. L3-i23 genome contains the following:
- a CDS encoding LCP family protein, giving the protein MTPTRSAGTDAGLGAGSTLRTPSPMTQRVMTRRGWFLVVLNLLVPGAAQTLAGNRRLGRFALGTTLALWALVVLTVAVYFLWPSVIFTAATNPIVLWVVQILLVGYAVVWIVVTLDTLRLVRFVRVRPPMRPAIAVFSIAALVLLTGTAAYGTMIAGVTRDTISNVFQAAPPEPPINGRYNILLLGGDAGPDREGLRPDSISVVSIEDATGKVSMFGLPRDLTNIPFSPESPMLANYPDGYGYDDYCDVDVCMLNSIYTEVTLKSPDLYPNALAEGSEPGIEAMRDAVEGALGIQIQYYVLIDMYGFEQLINALGGITIDVKERIPIGGSEDLSDVETWIEPGVQHLDGNWALWYARSRHGSDTGDYARMQRQREVQQAMIQQMDPANVLARFQDVAAAGADVVKTDVPQGTLGHFVELALKAKGQPITDLEFVPPTIDPEAPDYALIQQMTAQAMALTPEE; this is encoded by the coding sequence ATGACTCCGACCCGCTCGGCGGGTACGGATGCAGGGCTCGGCGCCGGCAGCACCCTGCGCACCCCGAGTCCCATGACCCAACGGGTGATGACGCGTCGCGGCTGGTTCCTCGTCGTGCTGAACCTGCTGGTGCCCGGTGCCGCTCAGACGCTCGCGGGCAACCGGCGGCTCGGCCGGTTCGCGCTCGGCACCACCCTGGCGCTCTGGGCGCTGGTGGTGCTCACCGTGGCCGTCTACTTCCTGTGGCCGAGCGTGATCTTCACCGCCGCCACCAACCCGATCGTGCTCTGGGTCGTGCAGATCCTGCTCGTCGGCTACGCGGTGGTGTGGATCGTCGTCACCCTCGACACGCTGCGACTCGTGCGCTTCGTCCGCGTCCGGCCCCCGATGCGTCCCGCGATCGCCGTGTTCTCCATCGCCGCGCTCGTGCTGCTCACCGGCACCGCCGCCTACGGCACGATGATCGCCGGAGTGACTCGGGACACCATCTCGAACGTCTTCCAGGCCGCGCCGCCGGAGCCGCCGATCAACGGCCGGTACAACATCCTGCTGCTCGGCGGCGACGCCGGCCCCGACCGCGAAGGCCTCCGCCCCGACAGCATCTCGGTCGTGAGCATCGAGGACGCGACCGGCAAGGTGAGCATGTTCGGGCTTCCGCGCGACCTCACGAACATCCCGTTCTCTCCCGAGTCGCCGATGCTCGCGAACTACCCCGACGGTTACGGCTACGACGACTACTGCGACGTCGACGTCTGCATGCTGAACTCCATCTACACCGAGGTCACGCTGAAGAGCCCCGACCTCTACCCGAACGCCCTCGCCGAGGGCAGTGAGCCCGGCATCGAGGCGATGCGCGACGCCGTCGAAGGCGCGCTCGGCATCCAGATCCAGTACTACGTGCTCATCGACATGTACGGCTTCGAGCAGTTGATCAACGCGCTCGGCGGCATCACCATCGACGTCAAGGAGCGCATTCCGATCGGCGGTAGCGAGGACCTCTCCGACGTCGAGACGTGGATCGAGCCCGGCGTGCAGCACCTCGACGGCAACTGGGCGCTATGGTACGCACGGTCGCGTCACGGCAGCGATACCGGCGACTACGCGCGTATGCAGCGTCAGCGCGAGGTGCAGCAGGCGATGATCCAGCAGATGGATCCCGCCAACGTGCTCGCCCGGTTCCAGGACGTGGCCGCCGCCGGCGCGGACGTGGTGAAGACGGACGTCCCGCAGGGCACGCTCGGCCACTTCGTCGAGCTCGCCCTGAAGGCGAAGGGGCAGCCGATCACGGACCTCGAGTTCGTGCCGCCCACCATCGATCCCGAGGCGCCCGACTACGCCCTCATCCAGCAGATGACGGCGCAGGCGATGGCGCTCACTCCCGAGGAGTGA
- a CDS encoding glycosyltransferase family 9 protein, with the protein MWAKHGGLDAVYYDQNTVGTLLKATGRYRTVINSEQRFGLAAVASDWAVRRRGQLVGFDTNRGRASFTSRVGYDWKDAHELLEFARLISAAEGVPVPSDLLAVPRRLASNGRSVVALGGTHSESRNLSAEAWLGWVRSVAGDEPLDLVFGPAEERLGLSLLQLAAGQLTPRPGSFRDVVQTIGEAERLITIDGGLVHVATYYGVPADVLFTAGRDKKWAPLGAGSRMHFRADLPCRPCTVFGQVPMCPIAFECSKHLDTRLSVFDVDVVG; encoded by the coding sequence GTGTGGGCCAAACACGGTGGGCTCGACGCCGTCTACTACGACCAGAACACCGTCGGCACCCTGCTGAAGGCGACCGGTCGATATCGGACGGTCATCAACTCGGAGCAGCGGTTCGGTCTCGCCGCCGTGGCATCCGACTGGGCAGTGCGTCGGCGCGGACAACTGGTTGGATTCGACACCAATCGCGGACGCGCCTCATTCACGTCTCGGGTCGGCTACGACTGGAAGGACGCACACGAACTGCTCGAATTCGCCCGACTGATCTCAGCAGCGGAGGGTGTGCCGGTGCCATCGGACCTGCTCGCAGTGCCGCGCCGACTCGCGTCCAACGGCCGCTCGGTGGTCGCGCTGGGTGGCACGCACAGCGAGTCGCGCAATCTAAGCGCAGAGGCATGGCTTGGCTGGGTAAGGTCGGTGGCAGGCGATGAGCCTCTCGACCTCGTGTTCGGCCCGGCCGAGGAGCGGCTTGGTCTCTCTCTTTTGCAGCTCGCGGCAGGGCAGCTAACACCTCGACCCGGCAGCTTCCGCGACGTGGTGCAGACGATCGGTGAGGCTGAGCGTCTCATCACGATCGACGGGGGCCTCGTTCACGTGGCGACTTACTACGGTGTCCCCGCCGACGTCCTGTTCACTGCCGGCCGCGACAAGAAGTGGGCACCGCTCGGCGCGGGTTCGCGGATGCATTTCCGTGCGGACTTGCCCTGTCGCCCTTGCACCGTGTTCGGTCAGGTGCCCATGTGCCCGATCGCGTTCGAGTGCTCGAAGCACCTCGATACCCGGCTGTCCGTGTTCGATGTCGACGTCGTCGGCTGA
- a CDS encoding arabinosyltransferase domain-containing protein, whose product MQKTVVNWPSDPESTRSTALLLANQNPHSLDLTFDDAAVDAAQGGVLFSTMRPDHDEAALLGLTVESGPDSLSLASGGSRETLSTDGVEEWQLHSDVDGMTMYADGEKVLSWPDVLPPQVDALITAASEVGADSLSASLLVVNDSDTSPTPLKIALMVVMWVALIVALIGLWRDDRTSSATRPRNAARFRPSGVDAVVVGALLLWIFIGPMTDDDGYYAHMAWNFGNAGFVGNYYQVFNHPFTPFTWFWQALWAWQEVGGHSPVWLRIPSFAAAVAAWFLCRAFLDRLLPQRSRRFTLAARLLLGVFFIAWWSAYSIGSRPEAIGALASIAALTLINRAIETRTLFPAAMGALAAALGFAAHTTGGVAFAPLLLGLPALWSIARRNGTSLRRALLRTTAVMSVGTVALFAAFADASIRDMRLNSSYFSLVEQPLGWRDEWTRYSFLLANDPMGSYAKRAVVLIALVCLIWFVVLWVASRSRKQPARVLSPLALAGWSFAVGLIILWVTTSKWTHHFGALAAFGPLLIASVLFVGPHVARQIMEGKRPPAWLPIIVATSFVPAIIVSLRGPNTWAYSWNQFMYASGEPPRIGSTPLASQAIWAVVLIAAFVGSRLVLGRGRWKSVSALYSTTAVVALFGVLSTGYLYGTFGNAAVRGIGSYSVGAANLEDPSGAACIPERSIEVWDTVRGASLEEESVTVARDADGLVPIAQRPAIDLFDNGAFASPLDGEADPVPPGAGSVWETSSDVSSAGASATAWYALPPKITDEQRITALVAGSAAPTSGNGIIAQVGQIVDNEVEIQRESWITDTADRPGWRSVLTDLGPEDLGKGKVLRLIGVDAAATPGSWFGFSAPRLVDAETMRDVVGDSPSLVAWQSSFLLPCANPLAISNGIIEPPRYATTWGNGSPDNIWVESRGGTLVGPSRLASVSTPVSSMPQVGTVWGRLVLFDYGVQTVGYDVSTSPVVVDGISSPFGPLPQLVARERERAAL is encoded by the coding sequence ATGCAGAAGACGGTAGTGAATTGGCCATCGGATCCGGAGTCGACCCGATCCACCGCTCTGCTCCTCGCGAACCAGAACCCGCACTCCCTCGATCTCACCTTCGATGACGCGGCAGTCGATGCGGCCCAGGGGGGTGTCCTGTTCTCGACGATGCGGCCCGATCACGACGAGGCGGCGCTCCTGGGCTTGACGGTCGAAAGCGGTCCCGACTCGTTATCGCTGGCTTCCGGCGGATCGCGCGAGACGCTCAGCACCGACGGCGTCGAGGAATGGCAACTGCATTCCGATGTCGACGGGATGACGATGTACGCAGATGGAGAGAAGGTGCTCTCCTGGCCGGACGTCCTGCCTCCGCAGGTGGACGCGCTCATCACCGCTGCTAGCGAGGTGGGAGCGGATTCCCTGTCGGCCTCGCTGCTGGTCGTGAACGACTCCGACACCTCGCCCACCCCGCTCAAGATCGCGCTCATGGTCGTGATGTGGGTGGCTCTCATCGTCGCACTGATCGGACTGTGGCGGGACGACCGAACGTCGTCGGCGACCCGGCCGCGCAACGCCGCTCGCTTCCGTCCCTCCGGGGTTGATGCCGTCGTCGTGGGTGCGCTGCTGTTATGGATATTCATCGGACCGATGACAGACGACGACGGCTATTACGCCCACATGGCGTGGAATTTCGGGAATGCCGGTTTCGTCGGGAACTACTATCAGGTCTTCAATCACCCCTTCACGCCTTTCACGTGGTTCTGGCAGGCGCTCTGGGCTTGGCAGGAAGTCGGTGGCCATTCGCCTGTGTGGCTGCGCATCCCGTCATTCGCCGCGGCGGTGGCCGCCTGGTTCCTCTGCAGGGCGTTCCTCGATCGACTGCTTCCGCAGCGCTCCCGTCGCTTTACACTCGCCGCCCGCTTGCTCCTCGGGGTGTTCTTCATCGCGTGGTGGAGCGCGTACTCCATTGGGAGCCGGCCTGAAGCGATCGGGGCCCTGGCGTCGATCGCCGCATTGACTTTGATCAATCGAGCGATCGAGACGCGGACGCTCTTTCCCGCGGCGATGGGTGCTCTGGCGGCCGCCCTTGGTTTCGCTGCGCACACGACGGGCGGAGTGGCGTTCGCTCCACTTCTGCTCGGGCTCCCCGCCTTGTGGAGTATCGCGCGTCGCAACGGAACCTCGCTGCGGCGCGCGCTGCTGCGCACCACCGCTGTGATGTCGGTCGGGACGGTCGCCCTGTTCGCCGCTTTCGCCGACGCGAGCATTCGAGACATGCGGCTCAACAGCTCGTACTTCTCCCTGGTCGAGCAACCACTTGGGTGGAGGGACGAGTGGACCCGATATTCCTTCCTGCTTGCCAATGACCCCATGGGCTCGTACGCCAAACGCGCCGTCGTACTCATCGCGCTCGTGTGTCTCATCTGGTTCGTGGTCCTCTGGGTCGCGTCGCGATCCCGGAAGCAGCCGGCCCGCGTCCTTTCGCCCCTCGCGCTCGCCGGGTGGTCCTTCGCCGTCGGTCTGATAATCCTGTGGGTGACGACGAGCAAATGGACTCATCACTTCGGAGCCCTGGCGGCTTTCGGCCCATTGCTCATCGCCTCGGTCCTGTTCGTCGGTCCCCATGTCGCCCGCCAGATCATGGAGGGCAAGCGTCCCCCGGCTTGGCTTCCGATCATCGTTGCCACGAGCTTCGTCCCTGCGATCATCGTTTCGCTCCGAGGCCCCAACACGTGGGCGTATTCGTGGAACCAGTTCATGTACGCCAGCGGCGAGCCGCCGAGGATCGGCTCCACGCCGTTAGCCTCTCAAGCCATCTGGGCCGTGGTCCTTATCGCAGCCTTCGTCGGGTCTCGACTCGTCCTCGGCCGGGGCCGCTGGAAGTCCGTCTCCGCTCTGTACAGCACCACCGCTGTGGTCGCGCTCTTCGGGGTGCTCTCCACCGGCTACCTGTACGGGACCTTCGGCAACGCCGCCGTGCGCGGGATCGGCAGCTACTCCGTCGGCGCCGCCAACCTGGAAGACCCGTCAGGAGCCGCATGCATTCCTGAGCGCTCGATCGAGGTCTGGGACACGGTTCGAGGAGCTTCGCTCGAAGAGGAATCTGTGACTGTCGCTCGGGATGCCGACGGCTTGGTCCCTATCGCTCAGCGACCGGCGATCGACCTGTTCGACAACGGAGCCTTCGCGTCGCCCCTCGACGGAGAAGCCGATCCGGTACCGCCCGGGGCGGGCTCGGTTTGGGAGACGAGCAGCGACGTCTCGTCCGCCGGTGCATCGGCGACCGCGTGGTACGCCTTGCCGCCCAAGATCACCGACGAGCAGAGGATCACAGCGTTGGTGGCCGGCTCGGCCGCCCCAACTTCCGGGAACGGAATCATCGCTCAGGTCGGGCAGATCGTCGACAACGAGGTCGAGATCCAGCGAGAGTCGTGGATCACCGACACAGCGGACCGTCCGGGATGGCGCTCGGTTCTCACCGATCTTGGTCCCGAGGACCTTGGCAAGGGAAAGGTGCTGCGTCTCATCGGCGTGGACGCGGCCGCCACCCCGGGAAGCTGGTTCGGGTTCAGCGCCCCCCGCCTGGTCGACGCCGAAACCATGCGGGACGTCGTCGGCGACTCGCCTTCTCTCGTCGCGTGGCAGTCGAGCTTCCTCCTCCCCTGCGCGAACCCTCTCGCGATTTCGAACGGGATCATCGAACCCCCGCGGTATGCCACGACGTGGGGCAACGGCAGCCCGGACAACATCTGGGTCGAGTCCCGAGGTGGAACACTGGTCGGGCCGTCGCGTCTCGCGTCGGTCAGCACTCCCGTCTCCTCGATGCCGCAAGTGGGAACCGTATGGGGACGTCTGGTCCTCTTCGACTACGGTGTCCAGACTGTCGGATACGACGTCTCGACCTCTCCCGTGGTGGTGGATGGCATCAGCTCCCCGTTCGGACCTCTCCCCCAGTTGGTCGCTCGGGAGAGGGAACGCGCCGCTCTGTGA
- a CDS encoding decaprenyl-phosphate phosphoribosyltransferase, translating to MSSTIGGIARTARPRQWLKNVLVFAAPLASARFLEASILLDSLLAFLAFCASASAVYFINDTLDVKADRAHPRKRNRPIAAGIVRIPAAIATAVILLLGGLGLALAGGWELLVVVAVYDTIQIAYCFWLKHQPILDIAVVSSGFLLRMIAGGAATGIELSQWFLLVAVFGSLLMVSGKRYAEILANPDLQGEVRGSLKGYSRTYLAFMWHTAATILVLGYSLWAFDPATGSVDLWLSISVAPFVLAVLRYTQHIDRGDAEAPEDIAIHDRMLQAFAAAWLVLVAVGIYLPS from the coding sequence GTGTCGAGCACGATCGGCGGGATCGCCCGGACGGCGCGACCGCGGCAATGGCTGAAGAATGTGCTCGTATTCGCCGCTCCACTAGCTTCTGCTCGCTTCCTCGAAGCATCGATCCTGCTCGACTCGCTGCTCGCCTTTCTCGCGTTCTGCGCTTCGGCGTCGGCCGTCTACTTCATCAACGACACGCTCGACGTGAAGGCGGACCGCGCCCATCCGCGCAAGAGGAATCGCCCCATCGCCGCGGGTATCGTCCGCATCCCCGCCGCAATCGCGACTGCGGTCATACTGCTTCTGGGCGGGCTCGGTCTGGCCCTCGCGGGCGGGTGGGAGCTACTCGTCGTGGTCGCCGTGTACGACACCATTCAGATCGCCTACTGCTTCTGGCTGAAACACCAGCCGATCCTCGACATCGCCGTCGTGTCCTCGGGCTTCCTGCTTCGTATGATCGCGGGCGGCGCGGCGACAGGCATCGAGCTCAGTCAGTGGTTCCTGCTCGTCGCAGTCTTCGGCTCGCTGCTGATGGTGTCCGGTAAGCGCTATGCCGAGATCCTCGCGAACCCCGACCTACAGGGCGAAGTGCGCGGATCGCTCAAGGGTTACTCACGAACCTACCTCGCCTTCATGTGGCACACCGCCGCCACAATCCTCGTCCTGGGTTACAGCCTGTGGGCGTTCGATCCGGCGACCGGCTCGGTGGATCTCTGGCTCTCGATCTCGGTGGCTCCGTTCGTATTGGCTGTGCTGCGCTACACGCAGCACATCGATCGTGGTGATGCCGAGGCGCCGGAGGACATCGCGATACACGACCGGATGCTGCAAGCCTTCGCCGCTGCCTGGCTCGTTCTCGTCGCGGTCGGCATCTACCTTCCGAGCTGA
- a CDS encoding histidine phosphatase family protein gives MTASRLHLVRHGEVANPDGLLYGRLPGFTLSAKGVQTARAAADHLVAEGRTVTRVISSPLERAVQSAEPIAAAYRLGIEIREGLLEATSLLEGGQYRMDLSILGKPAAWRYLMNPMRPSWGEPFKDVARRVLTEMDKVRESVASGDVVMVSHQLPIWMAHRAVTGQRLFHDPRKRRCTLSSITSFELAGDRWREVEYAEPARGLGLRDVGAV, from the coding sequence GTGACCGCCTCCCGACTGCACCTCGTCCGCCACGGCGAAGTCGCCAACCCCGACGGCCTGCTGTACGGGCGGCTGCCCGGGTTCACCCTCTCCGCGAAGGGCGTGCAGACCGCGCGGGCCGCCGCCGATCACCTCGTCGCCGAGGGGCGCACCGTGACCCGGGTCATCTCGTCGCCGCTGGAGCGCGCGGTGCAGTCGGCCGAGCCGATCGCCGCCGCGTACAGGCTCGGGATTGAGATTCGCGAGGGCCTGCTCGAGGCGACGAGTCTGCTCGAGGGCGGGCAGTACCGGATGGACCTCAGCATCCTCGGCAAGCCGGCCGCCTGGCGCTACCTCATGAATCCGATGCGTCCAAGCTGGGGCGAACCGTTCAAGGACGTCGCCCGCCGCGTCCTCACCGAGATGGACAAGGTGCGCGAGAGCGTCGCGAGCGGCGACGTCGTGATGGTCAGCCATCAGCTCCCAATCTGGATGGCGCACCGAGCGGTCACCGGTCAGCGGCTGTTCCACGACCCGCGCAAACGGCGGTGCACTCTGTCGAGCATCACCAGCTTTGAACTTGCCGGAGACCGTTGGCGCGAGGTCGAGTACGCCGAGCCCGCCCGCGGCCTCGGCCTCAGGGACGTCGGAGCGGTCTGA
- a CDS encoding glycosyltransferase family 1 protein, which translates to MVTLRVVVDPALTSSPRGTARYSVELTRALIANAPADCEVEGIASALDDAQRDALAERLPELEQVHHTSLGHRELALAWQSGFTTRPLGGMIHSPTLLAPLSRHDRHETPGEQTVVTIHDAAPWLFPDSNDPNQPWVRRMAKRARKHADAIVVPTHAVAEDLSRFIDFGDRIRVIGGAVSSSLTVPTAAEADAIAERLQLPDEYALTVGTLDPRRGIESLFRAAASPRFPDLPLLHVGPSTWREQSVERAIFESGAPEGRIRHLDPLPDAELAVVFSRATVVVVPSVLEGFGLTAVEALHFGRPLVHSDAPALLEVVAGAGVEVDRSDAGAAGVNDYAERLAEAIADTVGDTALLERLGIEARDRARAFSWRDSAERVWQLHADL; encoded by the coding sequence GTGGTCACTTTACGAGTGGTGGTCGACCCGGCCCTCACGAGCTCCCCGCGCGGCACCGCCCGCTACAGCGTCGAGCTGACCCGAGCCCTGATAGCGAACGCACCCGCCGATTGCGAGGTCGAGGGCATCGCGTCGGCGCTCGACGACGCCCAGCGGGACGCCCTTGCGGAGCGTCTGCCCGAGCTCGAACAGGTGCACCACACGAGCCTCGGGCACCGCGAGCTCGCCTTGGCCTGGCAGAGCGGTTTCACCACCCGCCCGCTCGGCGGCATGATCCATTCCCCCACGCTGCTCGCGCCCCTGTCGAGGCACGACCGGCACGAGACCCCCGGCGAGCAGACGGTGGTGACCATCCACGATGCCGCTCCGTGGCTGTTCCCCGACTCGAACGACCCGAATCAGCCGTGGGTGCGCCGCATGGCGAAGCGGGCGCGTAAGCACGCCGACGCGATCGTGGTGCCGACCCATGCTGTGGCGGAAGACCTGTCGCGGTTCATCGACTTCGGCGACCGCATCCGAGTGATCGGTGGCGCGGTCTCATCGAGCCTCACGGTTCCTACCGCCGCGGAGGCCGATGCGATCGCAGAGCGCCTGCAGCTGCCCGATGAGTACGCACTGACCGTCGGCACCCTTGACCCGCGCCGGGGCATCGAGTCGCTGTTCCGAGCCGCCGCCTCGCCGCGGTTCCCGGACCTGCCGCTGCTGCACGTGGGTCCGTCGACCTGGCGGGAACAGTCGGTGGAGCGCGCGATCTTCGAGTCGGGTGCGCCGGAGGGCCGCATCCGCCATCTCGACCCGTTGCCCGACGCGGAGTTGGCGGTCGTGTTCTCGCGCGCCACCGTCGTCGTGGTGCCGAGCGTGCTTGAGGGATTCGGCCTCACCGCTGTCGAGGCACTGCACTTCGGGCGCCCGCTGGTGCACTCGGATGCCCCGGCTCTGCTCGAGGTCGTCGCGGGCGCGGGCGTCGAGGTCGACCGCTCCGACGCAGGCGCAGCAGGCGTGAACGACTACGCGGAGCGTCTCGCGGAGGCGATCGCGGACACCGTCGGCGACACCGCCCTGCTCGAGCGTCTCGGCATCGAAGCCCGCGATCGAGCAAGGGCATTCAGCTGGCGCGACTCGGCGGAGCGCGTCTGGCAACTCCACGCCGACCTGTGA
- a CDS encoding DUF6541 family protein, with protein sequence MSEWISVVPAVLVAVLILVIPGGVAAFLARVRGLALLALSAPVSLAIIGAAAVVTGAIGVPFGIPTVAVATVVVAALAWAAGRWLPASPALREGFARGPLLLVSGAALVATIATAAIAFGSVASPDLVSQTYDGVFHLNAVASVLQTGDASSFHLYRMTHPGDGIEFYPAAWHAIVALVVQMTGSSIGLATSAVWIAVTGAVFALGSAWFAAVVVPVQRVRVVVPVVGALAGSLTAAGPYLLLQWGVLYPTGLAYALLPAGLALAVLVLRRVASREVVLPVLLVAVWLAASVFAHPRSLISFALLVLPLLVAALASWARGELRDAARRRRTIVILAGVVVATAAAAAIGSMAVLRYFAADVRPISDRLNGGPATARQSLGESLLQGLLLAPPSGPDESTLPVTGVLAASILVALVLAFRVKGLRWAAVAYLLTVVLYALAAGSNSDFAKLATGFWYKDKFRLFALLGVLAPPLLAAAAATLTASLARVRRWGRRGGLIAASVVLVVVTVASWFGPTLGGMRDAVARNYELAAQKDGRLLDTDEVALFGRLAELTPPGSVIVGDPWNGSTLTWAIGGRESLFPHLTGEWDEDRDFVRLWVDRVSLDPAICAALDRLDAHYLFASDGLLWNGDPQAEEFAAISRAADAPGFTLVAEEGGSRLFRISACD encoded by the coding sequence GTGAGCGAGTGGATCTCCGTGGTGCCGGCTGTGCTGGTCGCCGTCCTCATCCTCGTGATCCCCGGCGGCGTCGCCGCCTTCCTCGCCCGCGTGCGCGGACTCGCTCTTCTCGCGCTCTCCGCCCCTGTCTCCCTCGCGATCATCGGGGCTGCCGCTGTGGTCACCGGCGCGATCGGCGTGCCGTTCGGAATCCCCACCGTGGCCGTCGCCACCGTCGTCGTCGCGGCTCTCGCGTGGGCCGCCGGGCGATGGCTGCCCGCCTCCCCCGCCCTCCGCGAGGGGTTCGCGCGCGGGCCGTTGCTGCTCGTCAGCGGCGCAGCCCTTGTCGCCACGATCGCGACCGCCGCGATCGCCTTCGGCTCGGTCGCATCCCCCGATCTGGTCAGCCAGACCTACGACGGCGTCTTCCACCTGAACGCCGTCGCCTCCGTGCTGCAGACCGGCGACGCGTCCTCGTTCCATCTGTATCGGATGACCCATCCGGGCGACGGCATCGAGTTCTATCCCGCCGCGTGGCACGCGATCGTCGCGCTCGTGGTGCAGATGACCGGTTCGTCGATCGGGCTCGCCACCAGCGCGGTCTGGATCGCGGTGACCGGCGCCGTCTTCGCGCTCGGCAGCGCGTGGTTCGCGGCCGTCGTGGTCCCCGTTCAGCGCGTCCGAGTCGTCGTGCCGGTGGTCGGGGCCCTCGCCGGGTCGCTGACGGCGGCGGGGCCGTACCTGCTGCTGCAGTGGGGCGTCCTCTACCCGACCGGACTCGCCTACGCCCTGCTGCCCGCGGGGCTCGCTCTCGCCGTGCTGGTGCTCCGGCGGGTCGCCTCCCGCGAAGTCGTCCTGCCTGTGCTCCTCGTCGCCGTCTGGTTGGCGGCGAGCGTCTTCGCGCATCCGCGCTCCCTCATCAGCTTCGCCCTGCTGGTGCTGCCGCTGCTCGTCGCGGCCCTCGCGTCGTGGGCTCGCGGCGAGCTGCGCGATGCGGCACGGCGCCGTCGCACGATCGTGATCCTGGCGGGTGTCGTCGTCGCGACCGCAGCGGCCGCCGCGATCGGCAGCATGGCGGTGCTCCGCTACTTCGCCGCAGACGTCAGGCCCATCTCCGATCGCCTCAACGGCGGACCGGCGACGGCTCGGCAGAGTCTCGGGGAGTCGCTGCTGCAGGGGCTGCTGCTCGCGCCGCCGTCAGGGCCGGACGAGAGCACCCTGCCCGTGACGGGAGTGCTGGCGGCGAGTATCCTCGTGGCGCTCGTCCTCGCGTTCCGGGTGAAGGGGCTTCGCTGGGCCGCGGTCGCGTATCTGCTCACGGTCGTGCTCTACGCGCTCGCCGCCGGGTCGAACTCCGACTTCGCGAAGCTCGCGACCGGCTTCTGGTACAAGGACAAGTTCCGGTTGTTCGCGCTGCTCGGCGTGCTCGCACCGCCGCTCCTCGCCGCCGCTGCCGCAACGCTCACCGCATCGCTCGCCCGGGTGCGGCGGTGGGGTCGCCGCGGCGGTCTGATCGCCGCGTCGGTGGTCCTCGTCGTCGTCACTGTCGCGAGCTGGTTCGGTCCGACCCTGGGCGGCATGCGCGACGCGGTCGCGCGCAACTACGAGCTCGCCGCGCAGAAGGACGGTCGACTGCTCGACACCGACGAGGTCGCGCTGTTCGGCCGCCTCGCCGAACTGACACCCCCCGGATCCGTGATCGTCGGCGATCCGTGGAACGGGTCGACCCTCACCTGGGCGATCGGAGGACGAGAGTCGCTGTTCCCGCACCTCACCGGCGAGTGGGACGAGGACCGCGACTTCGTGCGCCTCTGGGTCGACAGGGTGAGCCTCGACCCCGCGATCTGCGCCGCTCTCGACCGACTCGACGCTCACTATCTCTTCGCCTCCGATGGCCTCCTCTGGAACGGGGATCCGCAGGCCGAGGAGTTCGCGGCGATCTCGCGCGCCGCCGATGCGCCCGGATTCACCCTCGTCGCCGAAGAGGGCGGCAGCCGGCTGTTCCGCATCTCCGCCTGCGACTGA
- a CDS encoding GtrA family protein, whose translation MRTLLHSGARFLLVGAISTAIELSLFNLFLVGLGWSPVAAKVVSSLVALISAYVGNREWAFRGRPRGHRGREAALFIAVNVVCTALGAGIVALGTALLGDGPLVVNAVNVVSIGIVVVLRFVLYHSVVFREQPVAAAAAAQEGAS comes from the coding sequence ATGCGGACGCTGCTACATTCCGGTGCTCGTTTCCTGCTCGTGGGGGCGATCAGCACGGCGATCGAGCTGTCGCTGTTCAACCTCTTCCTCGTCGGTCTCGGCTGGTCTCCTGTCGCCGCGAAGGTCGTGTCGTCGCTTGTCGCGCTGATCAGCGCCTACGTCGGCAACCGCGAGTGGGCGTTCCGGGGCAGGCCTCGCGGCCATCGAGGACGGGAGGCGGCACTCTTCATCGCCGTGAACGTCGTCTGCACAGCACTCGGTGCGGGCATCGTCGCGCTCGGCACCGCGCTGCTCGGTGACGGGCCGCTCGTCGTCAACGCCGTCAACGTCGTGAGCATCGGCATCGTGGTCGTGCTCCGGTTCGTGCTCTACCACTCCGTGGTCTTCCGCGAGCAGCCGGTCGCCGCGGCCGCCGCCGCACAGGAGGGGGCGTCGTGA